A window from Bacteroidales bacterium encodes these proteins:
- the trxB gene encoding thioredoxin-disulfide reductase, giving the protein MTETTKCLIIGSGPAGYTAGIYTSRANLKPILYTGLQMGGQLTITTDIENFPGHPEGIAGPKLMAEIEKQAAKFGTDIRFGAVEKVDFSERPFKVYADDGKMILAETVIIATGASAKYIGLESENKFKGQGVSACATCDGFFYKGMDVAVVGGGDTATEEAVYLSTLCNKVYLIHRRDELRASKIMQKKVFNTPNIEVLWSHTTKEILGDENGVNGAILHNIKTNTLHKIDIAGFFVAIGHHPNTEIFREFIECDKDGYICTAPDSTKTNIPGVYAAGDVQDPNYRQAVTAAGTGCIAAIEVERFLNEIV; this is encoded by the coding sequence ATGACAGAAACAACAAAATGTTTAATAATCGGTTCGGGTCCTGCCGGTTATACAGCAGGGATTTATACCTCAAGAGCCAACCTGAAACCTATATTATATACCGGACTTCAAATGGGCGGTCAGCTTACAATTACTACTGATATCGAAAATTTCCCGGGACATCCTGAAGGTATTGCCGGACCGAAACTTATGGCTGAAATTGAAAAACAAGCAGCAAAGTTCGGAACCGATATTAGATTCGGAGCTGTAGAAAAAGTAGATTTTTCTGAAAGACCGTTCAAAGTTTATGCAGACGACGGAAAAATGATTCTTGCGGAAACTGTAATCATTGCAACAGGTGCTTCAGCAAAATACATCGGACTTGAATCGGAAAACAAATTTAAAGGTCAGGGCGTTTCTGCTTGTGCTACTTGCGACGGTTTCTTCTATAAAGGAATGGATGTTGCGGTTGTCGGAGGTGGAGATACGGCTACGGAAGAAGCAGTTTACCTTTCAACTTTGTGCAATAAAGTTTACCTCATTCATCGTCGTGATGAACTCAGAGCTTCAAAAATTATGCAAAAAAAGGTTTTTAACACTCCAAACATAGAAGTACTTTGGTCGCATACTACAAAAGAAATCCTTGGTGATGAAAACGGTGTTAACGGTGCAATACTACACAATATTAAAACAAACACTTTACATAAAATTGATATTGCCGGATTTTTTGTAGCAATCGGTCATCACCCGAATACTGAAATCTTCAGAGAATTTATCGAATGTGATAAAGACGGATATATCTGTACCGCACCGGATTCCACAAAAACAAATATTCCGGGTGTATATGCCGCCGGAGATGTTCAAGACCCTAATTACCGACAGGCAGTTACTGCCGCCGGAACAGGATGTATAGCAGCAATAGAAGTAGAAAGATTTTTGAATGAGATAGTTTAA
- the purL gene encoding phosphoribosylformylglycinamidine synthase, producing MVVFFKHSNIIFVTEMNHYPNNEEISKLSWLFGNAEYIDSDSVEGFFIGPRKEMITPWSTNAVEITQNAGIHGISRIEEFFKYNPEDPFDPMLQMKYENLNQFVFKTDRVAEPIIYVKNIAEYNKKEGLALSEDEINYLESLSKSLGRELTDSEVFGFSQINSEHCRHKIFNGTFIIDGKEMPSSLFGLIKKTSKENPNSIVSAYKDNVAFIKGPIIEQFAPKTHETSDYFEVSDIETVLSLKAETHNFPTTVEPFNGAATGSGGEIRDRLGGGKGSLPLAGTAVYMTSYPRNGNNNWEKNIPARHWLYQSPEDILIKASNGASDFGNKFGQPLICGSVLTFEHFSKNRKFGFDKVIMLAGGVGFTKSKDSIKALPEKGDVIVLLGGDNYRIGMGGGAVSSVNTGEYQNLIELNAVQRSNPEMQKRVANTIRSLVEMTDNPIISIHDHGAGGHLNSFSELVENNGGIIYLDQLPVGDPTLSDKEIIGNESQERMGLIIKKEHISLLRKIAERERSPFYIVGEVTDDMRFVVVDNRDGEKPIDLSLNDFFGNPPKTILTDKSIEIITPEDKKLNIEDFDIDDIEEHLMQVLSMESVACKDWLTNKVDRSVGGKTAMQQCTGVFHLPLNNLGAMALDYKGKKGIATSIGHAPVAALLDPAEASRLAVCEALTNIVWAPINDGIKGVSLSANWMWPAKVEGENARLYKAAEAISNFCIDLGINIPTGKDSLSMTQKYPDGENVFSPGTVIVSAAGEVTDINKIISPVIKNISKSKLLYIDFSKSEFNLGGTVFAQTQNSLGNETATTGDAEYVKNTFNAIQELINKNLIIAGHDVSAGGLITTLLEMTFSTVNLGINADFNVFENENIYNIAFSEKPAVVIQITDLNEVAKILSSYGVEFYNFGDVTKNDLLTINYNDDDIEFQISDLRDIWNRPSFLFNSKQIAGDLAIQRYFNMFDQPLIYKYGKDFTGKAKDYGIDLNRKSFSGIKAAIIREKGCQCDREMAYVLYLAGFDVKDVHVTDLMSGRETLEDINMIVFVGGFSHSDVLGSAKGWAAAFKYNDRARTTLENFYKRKDTLSLGVCNGCQLMMQLELITPELEIKPQMLHNDSHKFESAFINVDIHENNSVMLSSLSGYRLGVWIAHGEGKFDLALDKSNYNIPATYSYSEYPGNPNGSDYEAAALCSADGRHLAIMPHLERSFLAWQWPYRTRENDEITPWILAFVNARKWIEERVEK from the coding sequence ATGGTCGTATTTTTCAAACATAGCAACATAATATTTGTAACTGAAATGAATCATTATCCAAATAATGAGGAAATTTCAAAACTTTCATGGCTTTTCGGTAATGCGGAATATATTGATTCCGATAGTGTAGAAGGTTTTTTTATCGGCCCAAGAAAGGAAATGATTACTCCTTGGAGTACAAATGCGGTTGAAATTACTCAAAATGCCGGAATTCACGGAATTAGTAGAATCGAAGAATTCTTCAAATATAATCCTGAAGATCCTTTTGATCCGATGTTACAAATGAAATATGAAAACCTCAATCAATTTGTTTTTAAAACAGATAGAGTGGCCGAGCCTATTATATATGTGAAAAATATTGCCGAATATAATAAGAAAGAAGGACTTGCTCTTAGCGAGGACGAAATTAATTACCTTGAAAGTCTCAGTAAATCTTTAGGCCGCGAACTTACCGACAGTGAAGTTTTCGGTTTCTCACAAATTAACTCGGAACATTGTAGACACAAAATATTTAACGGCACTTTTATTATTGACGGAAAAGAAATGCCTTCGTCATTGTTCGGACTTATCAAAAAAACTTCGAAAGAAAATCCAAACAGCATTGTTTCGGCTTATAAAGATAACGTAGCTTTTATTAAAGGTCCAATTATCGAGCAATTTGCTCCGAAAACGCATGAAACTTCAGACTATTTTGAAGTTAGCGATATTGAAACCGTTCTTTCATTAAAAGCCGAAACGCATAATTTCCCGACTACTGTTGAGCCTTTCAATGGCGCTGCTACCGGTAGCGGCGGAGAAATTCGCGATAGACTCGGCGGCGGAAAAGGTTCTTTACCTTTAGCCGGAACAGCAGTTTACATGACTTCTTACCCTCGTAACGGGAATAATAACTGGGAAAAAAATATTCCGGCCAGACATTGGCTATATCAATCGCCGGAAGACATTCTGATAAAAGCTTCTAACGGAGCCAGCGATTTCGGAAATAAATTCGGACAACCGCTGATCTGCGGAAGTGTACTCACCTTTGAACATTTTTCAAAGAATAGAAAATTCGGTTTCGACAAAGTAATTATGCTTGCCGGAGGTGTCGGATTTACAAAATCAAAAGACAGTATCAAAGCTTTACCGGAAAAAGGCGACGTAATTGTTTTGCTCGGCGGCGACAACTACAGAATAGGTATGGGTGGCGGCGCTGTTTCTTCGGTAAACACCGGCGAATATCAAAATCTTATTGAGCTTAATGCCGTTCAACGGTCTAATCCTGAAATGCAAAAACGTGTAGCCAACACTATACGCTCTTTGGTTGAAATGACTGACAATCCGATTATTTCTATTCATGACCACGGTGCCGGCGGTCATTTAAATTCTTTCTCAGAATTAGTTGAAAACAACGGCGGCATCATTTATCTTGACCAACTTCCTGTTGGCGACCCTACCCTTTCGGACAAAGAAATTATCGGAAACGAATCGCAGGAAAGAATGGGTTTAATCATTAAAAAAGAACATATTTCGTTGCTTAGAAAAATTGCCGAAAGAGAACGCTCGCCGTTCTACATAGTCGGTGAAGTTACCGATGATATGAGGTTTGTTGTTGTTGATAACCGTGACGGAGAAAAGCCGATTGATCTTTCCTTAAATGATTTCTTCGGAAATCCGCCCAAGACCATTCTTACAGATAAAAGTATAGAGATTATTACTCCTGAAGACAAAAAGTTAAATATAGAAGATTTTGATATAGACGACATTGAAGAACATTTGATGCAGGTTCTTTCAATGGAATCGGTTGCATGTAAGGATTGGCTGACTAATAAAGTTGATCGTTCAGTAGGCGGAAAAACTGCAATGCAACAATGTACCGGCGTTTTTCATCTTCCGTTAAATAATCTTGGTGCAATGGCTTTAGATTATAAAGGTAAGAAGGGAATCGCAACATCTATAGGCCACGCTCCCGTTGCTGCTCTCCTTGATCCTGCCGAAGCGTCACGATTAGCCGTTTGTGAAGCTCTCACAAATATAGTTTGGGCACCCATCAACGACGGAATTAAAGGAGTTTCACTAAGTGCAAACTGGATGTGGCCGGCAAAAGTCGAAGGTGAAAACGCACGCCTTTACAAAGCTGCCGAGGCCATCAGTAATTTCTGTATTGATCTTGGAATCAATATTCCTACCGGAAAGGATTCGCTTTCTATGACACAAAAATATCCAGATGGGGAAAACGTATTTTCACCCGGAACCGTTATCGTTTCCGCTGCAGGCGAAGTTACAGACATCAATAAAATCATTTCTCCTGTAATTAAAAATATTTCAAAATCCAAATTACTTTACATCGATTTTTCAAAATCAGAATTTAACTTGGGCGGAACTGTTTTTGCACAAACGCAAAATTCGCTCGGCAATGAAACCGCAACCACCGGCGATGCAGAATATGTAAAAAACACTTTCAATGCTATTCAAGAATTAATAAACAAAAATCTCATAATTGCTGGTCATGATGTTTCGGCAGGCGGACTAATTACAACTTTGCTTGAAATGACTTTCAGCACGGTAAATCTCGGTATTAATGCGGATTTTAATGTTTTCGAAAATGAAAACATCTACAATATTGCTTTCAGCGAAAAACCCGCGGTTGTTATTCAAATTACCGATTTGAATGAGGTTGCAAAGATTCTTTCATCTTACGGTGTTGAATTCTACAATTTCGGTGATGTTACAAAAAATGATCTTCTGACAATCAATTACAATGATGATGATATTGAATTTCAGATTTCAGATCTTAGAGATATTTGGAACAGGCCTTCATTCTTATTTAACAGCAAACAAATTGCCGGAGATCTTGCAATTCAAAGATATTTCAATATGTTTGACCAGCCCCTGATTTATAAATACGGCAAAGATTTTACAGGAAAAGCAAAAGACTACGGAATTGACTTGAATAGAAAAAGTTTCTCCGGAATTAAGGCCGCTATTATAAGAGAAAAAGGTTGTCAGTGCGACCGTGAGATGGCGTACGTGCTTTACCTCGCAGGATTTGATGTTAAGGATGTTCATGTTACTGATTTGATGAGCGGCAGGGAAACTCTTGAAGACATAAATATGATTGTTTTTGTCGGCGGGTTTTCCCATTCGGATGTTCTTGGATCAGCTAAAGGTTGGGCGGCGGCCTTTAAATATAATGACAGGGCAAGAACAACTCTTGAAAATTTCTACAAACGAAAAGATACTTTAAGTCTTGGCGTTTGCAATGGTTGTCAACTAATGATGCAACTCGAATTAATTACTCCCGAACTTGAAATTAAACCGCAAATGCTGCATAACGATTCGCATAAATTCGAATCGGCATTTATAAATGTAGATATTCACGAAAACAATTCTGTAATGCTTTCGTCGCTTTCCGGTTACAGGCTCGGAGTATGGATTGCTCACGGCGAAGGAAAATTTGATCTGGCGTTGGATAAGTCTAATTATAATATACCGGCAACATATTCTTATTCCGAATATCCCGGAAATCCTAACGGTTCCGACTATGAAGCTGCTGCTTTATGCTCTGCAGACGGAAGACATCTCGCAATAATGCCTCATTTGGAGCGCTCTTTCCTGGCATGGCAATGGCCTTACCGTACCCGCGAGAATGATGAGATAACGCCTTGGATTTTGGCATTTGTTAATGCCCGGAAGTGGATTGAAGAAAGAGTTGAGAAATGA
- a CDS encoding SDR family NAD(P)-dependent oxidoreductase → MNKIVLVTGATSGFGEAIAEIYAKNNFDLIITGRRKERLEDVKKHLELTYKINVLALNFDVRDKDSVFNAIESLPEKWKNIDILINNAGLALGSLGIQDGDLEDWETMIDTNIKGLLYVTKAVVPFMIKRNTGHIVNMGSTSSKETYPGGNVYCGTKHAVQGITDGMRQDLIQYGIKVTQLCPGMAETEFSLVRFKGNKEKADNVYKDITPLTAEDVAQITFFVTSSLASHVEIRDIVISCQQQANSFVVCRNSK, encoded by the coding sequence ATGAATAAAATAGTTTTAGTTACAGGCGCTACTTCAGGATTCGGAGAAGCAATTGCGGAAATCTATGCCAAAAATAATTTCGATCTTATAATTACCGGAAGAAGGAAAGAAAGATTAGAAGATGTAAAGAAACATCTTGAACTTACTTATAAAATCAATGTCTTAGCTTTGAATTTCGACGTACGCGATAAAGATTCCGTTTTCAATGCGATAGAATCTTTACCTGAAAAATGGAAAAACATTGATATACTTATCAATAACGCCGGACTTGCACTTGGTTCATTAGGAATTCAAGACGGAGATCTTGAAGATTGGGAAACAATGATTGATACAAATATTAAGGGATTATTATATGTTACTAAAGCTGTTGTTCCGTTTATGATAAAACGAAACACCGGACATATTGTAAATATGGGTTCAACATCAAGTAAGGAAACTTATCCGGGAGGAAATGTTTACTGCGGAACGAAACATGCCGTTCAAGGCATTACAGACGGAATGCGACAGGATCTTATTCAATACGGAATTAAAGTTACGCAACTTTGTCCCGGTATGGCCGAAACGGAATTCTCCCTTGTTCGTTTCAAAGGAAACAAAGAAAAAGCAGACAATGTTTATAAGGATATAACTCCACTAACGGCGGAGGATGTTGCGCAAATAACATTTTTTGTAACATCGTCTTTAGCGTCGCATGTTGAAATACGAGACATCGTTATATCTTGTCAACAACAAGCCAACTCTTTCGTAGTTTGCAGAAATTCAAAATAA
- a CDS encoding long-chain fatty acid--CoA ligase has protein sequence MEIKRLFDLLPHYEESFKPKDDVLAGKENNEWKKYNIKEFREIVDNLSFAFMQLGVEKNDNIATVTNNRPEWNFIDMSVMQVGAVHVPIYPTISIEDYNHILNHAQIKYLFLSGMAMYKKLEPIIGNMEHLKGVYIFNDEAGLPNWKELLHLGEQNQNKEKLEEIKASITINDPATLIYTSGTTGIQKGVLLSHLGIITNFMGVHKTPDFGDGTRALSLLPLSHVYERALNYLYLYLGIAIYYAESIPKFQANCLEIKPYMMCCVPRVLEKLYDGIMAKGRKLKGIKKGMFFWAVRIAEKYELNGANGAWYQLKWKIAYKLVLSKWKEAIGGNFRIVVSGGSALNPKLCRIFHAALIPIYEGYGLTETSPVIAVSQPPPKGLKIGTVGPPLPGIEVRIAEDGEILSRGPNIMIGYYRQSELNKTVIDNEGWFHTGDIGRFDEDGHLIITGRKKENFKTSGGKWIAPQPIENKLTESSFIETAVVLGENQKMAGALIIPNFEHLKSWCQIKGIPYTTNEEMIQNKTIIERIRKEVDKVNVTLGGTEKIGPILLIADTWSVDTGELSATLKVKRNVIFKRYADEIEKMFN, from the coding sequence ATGGAAATAAAAAGACTCTTCGATCTTCTTCCTCATTATGAGGAATCGTTCAAACCTAAAGACGATGTTCTTGCAGGTAAAGAAAACAATGAATGGAAAAAATACAACATCAAAGAATTTCGCGAAATCGTTGATAATTTGTCGTTTGCCTTTATGCAACTCGGCGTTGAAAAAAACGATAACATCGCTACAGTAACTAACAACCGTCCCGAGTGGAATTTTATCGACATGTCGGTTATGCAAGTCGGAGCTGTTCATGTTCCTATATATCCTACCATAAGCATTGAAGACTATAACCACATCTTAAATCATGCTCAAATCAAATATCTTTTTCTTTCAGGAATGGCCATGTATAAAAAACTTGAGCCAATCATCGGAAATATGGAACATTTAAAAGGTGTTTATATTTTTAATGATGAAGCAGGTTTACCGAATTGGAAGGAATTGCTTCATCTCGGTGAACAAAATCAGAACAAAGAAAAACTCGAAGAAATAAAAGCTTCCATCACAATAAATGATCCGGCAACTTTGATTTATACTTCCGGTACAACAGGAATACAAAAAGGAGTATTGCTATCTCATCTGGGAATTATAACAAACTTTATGGGCGTGCATAAAACTCCGGATTTTGGCGACGGCACCCGTGCGTTAAGTTTGTTGCCGCTTTCGCATGTTTATGAAAGAGCTTTAAACTATCTATATTTATATCTCGGAATTGCAATTTATTACGCAGAAAGCATTCCGAAATTTCAAGCCAATTGCCTTGAAATCAAACCTTACATGATGTGCTGCGTACCGCGCGTGTTGGAAAAACTATATGATGGCATCATGGCTAAAGGTCGTAAACTTAAGGGAATAAAGAAAGGAATGTTTTTCTGGGCGGTTAGAATTGCGGAAAAATATGAACTGAATGGAGCTAACGGCGCTTGGTATCAATTAAAATGGAAGATAGCTTACAAATTGGTTTTAAGCAAATGGAAAGAAGCAATCGGCGGTAATTTCAGGATTGTTGTTTCCGGCGGTTCGGCACTAAACCCCAAACTCTGCAGAATATTCCATGCGGCATTGATTCCAATATACGAAGGATACGGATTAACTGAAACTTCTCCGGTTATTGCGGTTTCTCAACCTCCACCAAAAGGTTTGAAAATAGGAACAGTTGGGCCTCCGTTACCGGGAATTGAAGTTCGCATTGCCGAAGATGGCGAGATTTTATCAAGAGGTCCTAATATCATGATAGGATATTACCGTCAATCCGAACTTAATAAAACCGTTATTGATAATGAAGGTTGGTTTCATACCGGCGATATAGGCAGATTCGATGAAGACGGTCATTTGATAATTACCGGTAGAAAGAAAGAAAATTTCAAAACATCAGGCGGAAAATGGATTGCTCCTCAACCGATAGAGAACAAACTTACCGAATCATCATTTATTGAAACTGCGGTTGTTTTAGGCGAAAATCAAAAAATGGCCGGTGCCTTAATAATTCCGAACTTCGAGCATTTAAAATCTTGGTGTCAAATTAAAGGCATTCCTTATACTACAAACGAAGAGATGATTCAAAACAAAACTATCATAGAAAGAATCCGAAAAGAAGTTGATAAAGTTAATGTAACTTTAGGCGGAACTGAAAAAATAGGTCCTATTTTGTTAATCGCCGACACTTGGAGTGTTGACACAGGTGAATTATCTGCTACTCTTAAGGTTAAGCGTAATGTCATTTTTAAAAGATATGCCGACGAAATAGAGAAAATGTTTAACTAA
- a CDS encoding long-chain fatty acid--CoA ligase yields the protein MAKVTRIFDILDHCAERFSENNEILGGKEGKVWVTYSTTEYIDYANNVSNGLLAMGLKKGDKVAIISNSMPEWNFFDMGTMQAGIINVPIYPTISESEHIYILNHSDVEYVFISGYDMLRRIETILPQCPNIKKVITLKPIEGYESIYDIMELGKNNKDYFNLNSIKTDISCDDIATIIYTSGTTGTPKGVMLSHKNIVSNFLGVVHIPAFKPYRRAISYLPLCHVYERMIIYMYQYLGLSLFYAENIPRIADNFKEVKPYIMCSVPRLIEKTFDKIINTGKQLTGIKHKLFFWAVALAERFELNGANGFFYEFKRAIADKLIYSKWRQAVGGNMGIIVSGGAAISEKLVRIFTCAKINIFPGYGLTETSPVISVTTFRDEERGFNAVGGIMAQNQVKIADDGEILTKGPSLMVGYYKAPELTAEVIDKDGWFHTGDLGRLEKDGKLLIITGRKKSLFKNSFGKYINPDYVENYIKESQLIDNAMVVGENQKYCAALIVPDFMNLQSWCKSQNLHFNSVEEMVTSKQVIEKYRKDLLELNKGLSSTEKISNFVLLPTEWTVDSGELSAALKVKRHFVANKYKDEISNLFT from the coding sequence ATGGCTAAAGTTACTCGTATATTCGACATTTTAGATCATTGCGCCGAAAGGTTTTCCGAAAACAATGAAATTCTCGGCGGAAAAGAAGGAAAAGTCTGGGTAACATATTCTACTACGGAATATATTGATTATGCCAACAATGTAAGTAACGGATTGTTGGCTATGGGATTGAAAAAAGGCGATAAAGTTGCGATAATAAGCAACAGCATGCCCGAATGGAATTTCTTCGACATGGGTACGATGCAAGCCGGAATAATCAATGTCCCTATTTATCCTACAATAAGTGAATCGGAACATATTTATATCCTAAATCATAGCGATGTCGAATATGTTTTTATCAGCGGTTACGACATGTTACGAAGAATTGAAACCATTCTACCGCAATGTCCTAATATCAAGAAAGTGATCACATTAAAACCTATCGAAGGTTATGAAAGCATTTACGATATCATGGAACTGGGAAAGAACAACAAAGATTATTTCAATCTTAATTCCATAAAAACCGATATAAGCTGTGATGATATTGCTACAATTATTTATACTTCCGGAACTACCGGAACTCCGAAAGGAGTAATGCTTTCGCACAAAAATATCGTTAGTAATTTCCTTGGGGTTGTTCATATCCCTGCTTTCAAACCATACAGAAGAGCAATAAGTTATCTCCCTCTTTGTCATGTTTACGAACGAATGATTATTTACATGTATCAATACTTGGGATTGAGTCTTTTTTATGCCGAAAACATTCCCCGCATTGCAGATAACTTCAAAGAAGTCAAACCTTACATTATGTGCTCGGTTCCGCGTTTGATTGAAAAAACTTTTGATAAAATTATTAATACCGGAAAACAACTAACCGGAATTAAGCATAAATTGTTCTTTTGGGCTGTTGCTCTCGCGGAAAGATTTGAACTCAACGGTGCTAACGGATTCTTTTATGAGTTTAAACGCGCTATAGCTGATAAATTGATTTACAGTAAATGGAGACAAGCCGTAGGTGGAAATATGGGAATAATTGTTTCGGGCGGAGCTGCTATCTCAGAGAAACTCGTTAGAATTTTCACTTGCGCTAAAATCAACATTTTCCCGGGTTACGGACTTACGGAAACTTCTCCTGTAATTTCTGTTACTACTTTCAGAGATGAAGAAAGAGGATTTAATGCTGTAGGCGGAATTATGGCACAGAATCAGGTTAAGATTGCGGACGACGGTGAAATCCTGACAAAAGGTCCTTCGCTGATGGTAGGATATTACAAAGCTCCGGAACTTACTGCCGAAGTTATTGATAAAGACGGATGGTTTCACACAGGCGACCTCGGAAGGTTGGAAAAAGACGGTAAACTTCTGATTATCACAGGAAGAAAAAAATCTCTTTTCAAAAATTCTTTCGGTAAATATATTAATCCCGATTATGTAGAAAACTACATCAAAGAATCACAACTAATTGATAATGCAATGGTTGTCGGAGAGAATCAAAAATACTGCGCCGCTCTTATCGTTCCTGATTTTATGAATCTACAAAGCTGGTGTAAATCTCAAAACCTGCATTTTAATTCTGTTGAAGAAATGGTTACATCCAAACAAGTAATAGAAAAGTACAGGAAAGATCTTCTTGAATTGAATAAAGGACTAAGTTCTACCGAAAAAATAAGCAATTTTGTTCTGCTTCCGACCGAATGGACGGTAGATTCCGGAGAACTCTCTGCAGCATTGAAAGTGAAAAGACATTTTGTTGCAAATAAATATAAAGACGAAATCAGCAATTTGTTTACGTAA
- a CDS encoding glycosyltransferase, with the protein MEIKKKKRVIISVINDLVTDQRVHKVATSLHNNGYEVLLIGRIMQYTYAPVKREYATKRFKILFKRKAIFYISYNIRLFLYLLFVRADIFLSNDTDTLLANYYAAKIRRKKLVFDAHEMFPELPELVGRKRVRKVWETIENHLFPKLKYSYTVCQPIADIYKEMFGINMQVIRNVPITKPYIKRQNEKHDKFILLYQGAINIGRGLDRMIDAMQYIDNMVFYIAGDGDIVLEMKKYVEDRKLNEKVEFLGRIPFEELAEITSSADLGISLLDNLGLNYYYSLPNRIFDFAHAGVPVLATDFPEIHNILTEYSIGELITDESPEALANSIKEAIEKWTKMDPDTRNNIFFRARKELCWEQEEKKLIEIFES; encoded by the coding sequence ATGGAGATTAAGAAAAAGAAGAGGGTTATTATTTCCGTAATCAACGATCTTGTTACAGATCAGCGGGTTCATAAAGTTGCTACAAGTTTGCACAACAATGGTTACGAAGTTCTGCTTATTGGTAGGATTATGCAGTACACTTATGCTCCTGTAAAAAGAGAATATGCTACAAAACGATTCAAAATATTATTTAAACGGAAAGCAATATTTTATATTAGTTACAATATCAGGCTTTTCTTATATCTGCTTTTTGTTCGTGCCGATATTTTTCTTTCCAATGATACGGATACATTGCTTGCAAACTATTATGCCGCCAAAATAAGAAGGAAAAAATTAGTTTTCGACGCACACGAAATGTTCCCCGAATTACCTGAACTCGTAGGAAGGAAAAGAGTACGGAAAGTTTGGGAAACAATTGAGAATCATTTGTTCCCAAAATTAAAATATTCATATACGGTTTGTCAGCCCATAGCCGACATCTACAAGGAAATGTTCGGAATTAACATGCAAGTTATCCGTAACGTTCCTATTACAAAACCATATATTAAAAGACAAAATGAAAAGCACGATAAATTTATCCTTCTTTATCAAGGCGCAATTAATATAGGAAGAGGTTTGGATAGGATGATAGACGCTATGCAATATATTGATAATATGGTGTTTTATATTGCCGGCGACGGCGATATTGTTCTTGAAATGAAGAAGTATGTTGAGGATAGAAAATTAAACGAGAAAGTCGAATTTCTTGGAAGGATTCCGTTTGAGGAACTTGCCGAAATTACGTCTTCCGCCGATTTGGGTATCAGTTTATTAGATAATCTCGGATTAAATTATTATTATTCTTTGCCGAATAGAATATTCGATTTTGCACATGCTGGCGTTCCGGTTTTAGCTACCGATTTTCCCGAAATACACAATATCCTAACGGAATATTCAATCGGAGAATTAATTACTGACGAAAGTCCTGAAGCATTGGCAAATTCAATTAAGGAAGCCATTGAAAAATGGACGAAAATGGATCCTGATACAAGGAACAACATCTTCTTTCGGGCGAGGAAGGAACTTTGCTGGGAGCAGGAAGAAAAGAAACTGATAGAGATCTTCGAAAGTTAA